The Arvicola amphibius chromosome 5, mArvAmp1.2, whole genome shotgun sequence genome contains the following window.
TTTCGGAAGCGGAGGCAGTGGATAGAGTTCAAGGTTgctcttggctacatagtgaatttaagACCAGTGTGGactacaggagatcctgtctcaaaacaaaacaaagagaaaatcaaatatgTACTAGATAAAGAGCAAAAGGAAAGGAACGATCATGGTTCCGCTCACCTTGACTTCACATCCACAGCCTACAAGGAGAAGATGAAGGAGTTGTCTGTGCTGTCGTTGATCTGCTCCTGCTTCTACTCACAGCCTCACCCCAACACCATCTACCAGTATGGGGGTGAGTTACCCACGCAGCTGCTGGCCCTGCTCAGCTAGGGCATGGCCATCTTCCTTCTCGACTTCTGGTAATGCTGTGCCCTGGCGGGTTGCTGCAGAGAGTATTCTGGGGGAGGGACTCCTTCTCAACCCATGTTGGGATGTGTGCTGGGAGAAGGCCTCTCATACCACCTGTATCCCATGGCTAGGCCTCCTTAAGTCCCCATCTGGTCTTCCCTGCAGATATGGAAGTGAAGCAGCTGGACAAGCGAGCCTCTGGCCAGAGCTTCGAGGTCATTCTCAAGTCTCCTTCTGACCTATCTCCAGAGAGCCCTGTGCTCTCCTCTCCCCCCAAGAGGAAGGATGCTTCCTTGGAGGAGCTGCAGAAGCGGCTGGAGGCAGCTGAGGAGCGGAGGAAGGCAAGGACTCTCCACGAACACTTGCCATCACTGCCCAGGCTCTTTGTTTGATCGGAGCATTGGGCTGGGGAGTGTAGGACTTGCTGCTGAGGATGAGATGGAGAGATGAGAATGGATGGTGCCCAGATGGTGGCAAACATAGGGCAACATAGCACCACGATGTCCCTTCCCAGATCCCTGTGGACACACCCTTTGCTGAGCAATAGTGGAGAGCTGGGACCTAGCTAACCTAGCTGCATCTCTACCAGCTCAGTGTTCAACCTGGAGTTGAATGGGGGAGGTCTGGAGAAGCCCCCACAACTCAGGGTTCAGAATTTACTCTGCTTCTTCAACATTTGTGGGCTCCAGAGTTCTCAGTCCAACAAGGAGACTCTGTGGCTAAGTAGGGTAGCACAAAGCAAGCCATTTTGGTTTACCTGGCATTGGAGAGGCTCCT
Protein-coding sequences here:
- the Stmn3 gene encoding stathmin-3; the protein is MASTVSAYKEKMKELSVLSLICSCFYSQPHPNTIYQYGDMEVKQLDKRASGQSFEVILKSPSDLSPESPVLSSPPKRKDASLEELQKRLEAAEERRKTQEAQVLKQLAERREHEREVLHKALEENNNFSRLAEEKLNYKMELSKEIREAHLAALRERLREKELHAAEVRRNKEQREEMSG